GCAGCCCTCCAGTGCGCGCTCGTGCCCGCCGTGCAGCCATGTGCCCGCCTGAAACCATGCCTACCACGGACATCCAACATGTCTTACCAGAAACAGTCTGCGTGTTACTGCTTAGAGAATCTGGGTAGACACAAATATTAGGTAAGTACGTCCAGCTTTCAGGCAGCTGCGAACAGTGCCAGATAACGTAACCGTTGCCCGTGTCACAGAAATAGCATCCGGCACGGGCTTTGCTTATTCCCGGGGATGCACACTGGGTCTATGTGCCAGTGCGCTGGGGCTTCTTCAGATATCACGTTGCCATGTTAACCTTTCTGTTCGACTCCTTTTGGTCGAGGGCATGCTAGTGAGCCTGCTGCGGCCCTATTGTGTTTTGGTGTCCACGATTTCCTCGGGAGACACGCTTTGCCTCTGTCCTACCTGGCCATCTGCTCGCGCGTTTCAAGTCACGAAGATCTGTTTCTTCATCGAGATCGAACGCCCGCTTCATCATTCTTGCACGAGTTCGTCACACGTTCATCAGGACCTTGCGTAGCCTCATCGGGAAGCCTTTGCCGAAAGCAGCAGTGTGCTGGCCATGCTGGCTAAAGCCGAGTAGGAAAGCTACTGCGAGAAGTGGTACCTCCTGCTCAGCTGTGTTCGGAGGCTTCGGCTGTACTCCTACTTAGTTGGCGCTGATGCCCGTCATGCAGTGGGCAACATGTACCGTAGAAGCGGTGCCCACCCCACGCTAGTGATGGTTACGAGGCTCCGGGCGTCAGGTCAGATGTCCACTCACagcgctggcgctgctTCGTGCGGTGGACGAACGTTCGCTGCTGAAAACCAAGCGCGATGCCGCTCCTCGGAAACACTTGCGTATTGACACTTTGGCTGCGGAAGTAAGACGCAGGTGCAGCCAAGCTAGCGTATTCGTACCTATACCTAGATGGCGGCTTCTAAGGGGCGTCACGGAGACTACTTGTGCAGTCTGTGTCTAGACGTTTTTGACGTCAGAGACACAAAACCGCTATCGTGCGCATATGTGCCAATGTAGCACTGGCACTACCGCCAAACGTCGAGAGTTTTGGCGGCTAGCAGAGATAAAAGTGCCGCGCCAGATCTCTTGTTTCCTCAACGGAGTAGGGCATAGACGAGATCGGCAGATATCGGTTCACAGGCGGCATGCCAATCAAGAAGTCAATACTCAGCAGCTCTCGCACAGAGCCCTACTATGCGCCGTGCAACCAGGAGCTCTCGGGCACCAAGTGTAAGGTAATACAACTCAAGAACCTTAAATGTCGCGGCACGCTCATCAAGCACAAGACGCCAGTGCCTCCAATTTTGGTCTTCAACAGCCTCAACTTCGAGAACAACCCGCTGATGGACGTGCACGACTCGGCCAACTTGCGCGTCCAGCTCGTGCTCTCCCATGATACATGCTATCTTCCGGGCATCTTCACGCAGCAGGAGTCTCTCGCAACGACCACTGCGTCTGCGCGCTCATCGGCAGACGATGAGATGCTCCTCCAATCCAAGTCCGTATTTGCGGGGTACGTGCACATCACCGTCAAGGGGCAATCGGGCGTGCTGTTCCAGGACTTGAAGGTGCAGCTAAGCGGCTACTCCTCGGAGTTTGTGTGCCTCACGCAGTTTGGCGAGAAGGTGGTGCGCCTGTTAAAAGACCTTACCTCTGACAGCTGCAGCCACTTGCGACCCATGATCCAGGACACAATACACTTCAAGCCGAAATTGACACTTCTCTCGCCAGGCACGTATACCTACCCGTTCAACTTCGTGCTAGATCCATACCACTTCCATGCCTCGATCGGCACCCACCTCGGGTCCACGCAATACCGCATGGAGCTTACCTGCACGATCATGCGCCAGAAGGCCCAGTACGAAACCATATTCCTCTCGCGCCCGTTCGCGGTTAAGAAAACTCTTCCACCAGGGAACCTTCTCCGCTATGACTGCGTGGAGAGCCAGGGCACCTGGCGCGACGGCTTACTTGACTACAAGATATATCTATCCACCAAGCTGCTCGAGTTCGACCAGCCCTTCCAGTTCCACTTGCACTTGGTCAAGGGCGAGGCGCACCAAATAGAGGTCCAGACGATAGAGGTCATATTGGAGCAGAACATGCTGATCCCCTGCGTCAAGAAAAAGGACCTCCACAAGCCCGTGGCCAAGGCCAAGTCCTACATGGCCACCAACATGTTCCTCTTGGCCAAGCACTCGGTCACCAGCAAACACGACATACAGCACATTCTCCAGTTCCCAGACCTCCTGGTCTCGTCCAGCAAGCAGAGCATCGTCATGGGCAAGTCGCTCCACCCGTACTACTGCGAGATGAGCGACACCTTCGGCGCCGACCGCTGCAAGTTGAAGATCACCCACGTTCTCAAGGCGCAGGTCAGCCTCCGCCTCCACGACGGCGGCAAGGTCACCAACATGCTTATCTGCTTGAAGCTCCCTGTCTTGCTCGTCGACAAGGACATGAGCAGCGGCCTCCACCTCCCGCCCTACCGGGAGTCCTGCAGCGCCTCCGCCAAGGACACCCTTAGCACGCTCTGCCCCACAATGTCCGACGACAGCCGCCTCTGCAGCAGCCCCCCCACCTACGCCGAGCTCTTCGACTCTGCCTACCCGCCCGCCGAGTCCTCTAGCTAGACACCGGCAGCGCGCCTGCCCCACCATCCTAGTAATGCATATAATATACCGCCGTGTGCACCCTCCATCGTCATTTGCCGCGCCGACGCCCGGCCCCGTGCCTAAGATTGCGTTTTGTCGCGCTGACGACAGCGCCCTGCTGCATCCGTCCGTTGGTGCAGTCGTGCCTGATGTAGTGCGCAGCAACTGCACGCCCTGCGGGAATAGACTAGCCGCTGCCGAACCCTACGCTCGCGTGCCGGCGCCCAGCCCGCTAGCGCCATGTGCTACGACGCTGACGTCGCAAAACGTCGAACGCTGCCCTTGCTTACAACGCTACAACTTGTGGCTCAGAACAAGCATAAAATAAGGCATTTGCCGCCCTTGAGCCCGCGCACAAACGAAACGTATCCAAGAACCCGCGGATGCGGCACATTTCTGCAATCCTCACGGGGACAAGAGATTTCGAAATAAGAGTCATTTCTTGCAAGCTTTGCCGAAAATGAAAATCTAAGTGTCATATTAGCTGAAAAAGCCGACATATCCAACACTAGTATTTAGTTATATATACCCGGGTAGAGCAGATAACCGCACCCTGGCTCAGCGTCAACTGAGTACCCGCAGAGTGTGTTTTAGCATTGGTAGCAGTCTGTGATAGAAAGCGCACAACGGCAGCGAATAGGACAATCCAGAGACAATGACCTCATTTCCGATGTTCGCAGCGGACGCTGACCAGGCCGAAGACGTCCGAATCCTCGGCTACGACCCTCTGGTGTCGCCGGCGCTGCTTCAGTCGCAAATTCCCGCGACGCAGGCGTGCCTCGAGACGGCGCAGAAGGGTCGGCGGGAGGCCATCGACATCATAACAGGGAAGGACGACCGGGTGCTGGTGGTGGTCGGGCCGTGCTCGATCCACGACCTGGACGCGGCGCAGGAGTACGCGCAGCggctgaagaagctggcggaggagctggagggcGACCTGGTGGTGGTGATGCGCGCGTACCTGGAGAAGCCGCGGACGACAGTGGGGTGGAAGGGCCTGATCAACGACCCGGACGTGAACAACACTTTCAACATCAACAAGGGCCTacaggcggcgcggcaGCTGTTCGTGAACCTGACGTCGATCGGCGTGCCAATTGGGTCCGAGATGCTCGACACCATCTCGCCGCAGTACCTCACGG
This is a stretch of genomic DNA from Eremothecium gossypii ATCC 10895 chromosome VI, complete sequence. It encodes these proteins:
- the SPO23 gene encoding Spo23p (Syntenic homolog of Saccharomyces cerevisiae YBR250W (SPO23)), which codes for MPIKKSILSSSRTEPYYAPCNQELSGTKCKVIQLKNLKCRGTLIKHKTPVPPILVFNSLNFENNPLMDVHDSANLRVQLVLSHDTCYLPGIFTQQESLATTTASARSSADDEMLLQSKSVFAGYVHITVKGQSGVLFQDLKVQLSGYSSEFVCLTQFGEKVVRLLKDLTSDSCSHLRPMIQDTIHFKPKLTLLSPGTYTYPFNFVLDPYHFHASIGTHLGSTQYRMELTCTIMRQKAQYETIFLSRPFAVKKTLPPGNLLRYDCVESQGTWRDGLLDYKIYLSTKLLEFDQPFQFHLHLVKGEAHQIEVQTIEVILEQNMLIPCVKKKDLHKPVAKAKSYMATNMFLLAKHSVTSKHDIQHILQFPDLLVSSSKQSIVMGKSLHPYYCEMSDTFGADRCKLKITHVLKAQVSLRLHDGGKVTNMLICLKLPVLLVDKDMSSGLHLPPYRESCSASAKDTLSTLCPTMSDDSRLCSSPPTYAELFDSAYPPAESSS